In Mixophyes fleayi isolate aMixFle1 chromosome 3, aMixFle1.hap1, whole genome shotgun sequence, the genomic stretch gAACGTAATAACTTACAGTACAATATATTTCCTGTGGGTAAATCTGGTCTTTAATTCATAATAACTCAGtcattaaaacataataaatagtATACTaggaaacaaataaaacaaaccaaataaaaataacattaaaaatacaaacatatagAGTAGTTAATTTATACAGAATGCCCAACAGGCCTGTAAAATCTTTCATTTATAGTGGTGGCTCTGTTTGTTTAATAACATGTTGTTGTTTTCTTGCAAAAATGGAAAATGGAACTAAATATCCTGAAATGTTCTTGTGATAATTTGTTGAGGCTTCCAACCACTGTCAGTACTGATTCAGATCTCAGCCGGTGATCTTTATTTTTGTGTGCCGGAGTTATATTGAACACAGTGTGATTGTAGTGGAGCTGTGTATCTAGAATATTAATTATCTCAGGATAAAATTGTATCATACTGCAGCCTATATTGATAAACAAAGTGTAAATGTACAGTACTCATAACATCCATAgaaatttgctttcattgtctatggTTCCTAACCATAAGTTAATTTCctgacctctttgtctgtattacccagtattgtatattacGGTTTGtctctaattgtaaagcgctacagaatttgctggcgctatataaataaatgatgatgatgatgacaaccagTACAAATTTAGTGACATTTAAAGCCACCAGTAAGCAAAAAAGTAAATGTCAAAAAACTTCTTTCTTAGTCCTCGtttttatatctatattaaaTGTGTGTTGAGGAGCACCATAGGAGCACTTCATAAATATAAATGTCGGGATGTACGTTCATTTGCGTGCCATATCTTGAGAGAAATAGCTCTTTGCCTGCACAGAGATGGATACATCGATCAACGCAATtccatgcaattcatgtaagaacgcaaatgacacttacagctgCCTATGACATGGAAGGCGGAGCGGGGGAGGGAAAGGTACAGTTAGGGCTGTGACACGGATacagccaattcaagtcctgggtttctcataagtgAGTTTGTTTTTACACGTATTACTTGCACCCACTTCAGGTCAGATGTCAATGcctactgatagtgatgactgacatagcATAGTCCTTGGTTAAAAAGTACAGGTATGCTTGCTGCAAGCACGGAATATGGGTGTGTAAGTAATATAAAGAGTATAAACATGCATTGTATGTACGGTATGTATTGCAAGCatctttatttacttatttaatgtaaaataaaattaaaattaaaaagaaaatatttatataaatgattatgctgTTAAGAGCTgttcttatattatatatttttaatgcattctgatgtgagcTTTAATTGTACATTCGCATGTGCGTGTACTGCAGTACTGTTTAGCCAGATCGTACTTCCACCCAGCTTCAAATtgacacgtatcttgagatatgcttggATTGGAATACATTCAGATCTACACAATAGAAACAACTGCACACTAATCAAGAACTAGGTTTAAGTGAAGCAGATAGGAGCAATATGCAGGATGATCCAACCTGCATGGGAAATGTACAATATAGATATAGACCAACGCTAACACATAGACCTTGTGATAAATATGTAGACAAAAATGAATAATTTGCTAAACAATTGATTTTTACCATTGTGCTGTATCTATTTAATATCAGATCTATACTCAAAGTCAATATTTACTGTGGTTCAATTTCATCTCTCTATTTAATTGCTTAGCAAATTATTCATTTTTGTCTACATATTTATCACGAGGTCTAAGTGTTAGCGCTGGTCTAtatctcatacttacctactttctcatcggtctttccgggagaggggtgtgactggaaggtgggagggggtggAGTGTGGCCAAACGCGTAATTTTTCAttgcggggacggggccaaaatgacgcgattcaccacgaaatatgaaaatatgctaaaatttcAAAGGAACAGTcaccataacatatatatatatatatatatatatatatatatatatatatatatatatatatatttacttacataTTTGTCTTACAGCTACAAACATCCTTCCCCCCAATTCACCTCAGTCTCATCTCCAGCTCTAAACCTCTAGATAAGAAACTCAAGGACCATGCATCAAATTCAGATATTTCTAGACAAGCGCGAGGAGAAAAAATCAATTTGCCACAGGTggaaaaaacatcagagaaaccCCCCAAGTCTGCTAATTCATTCCCTGACAAATCCAAATGTCCCAAAGAATTTGGATGCAACATTAGCACTCTGACAAGTACGGCTACAATTTCATATGAGGGTCAAAAAGAATCTAGACTGGAAAAGCAAACTTGGCTGGAGATTCCAATTCCAAAGATAGGTTCCGATCGATTGTCTCCTGAAGTAGTCAAGGTTCCAGAATGTCACTCATGCAAGAATGAGAAAATAATCGGAAGCAATTATGACAAAATCCTTTTACAGACAAAGAGGGAAAAGGAGGCCTTGCAAGTGAGGGTTAATGAGTTAGAGGCTGAGCTGAGAAAACGAGAAGAAGTTGGTAAGAAAGATGAAGAAGAGCAAGAAGATGTCACCATCAAATTGGTGAGTTGGATTAACACTGACCATGTTTTTCCAGTATGCAACTATTTTTCAAGTTGTCTTTTCCAGTTTGAAGTGAAACAGGATTTAAGCAGCTAAAACAACAAAAATGATGTAAGTGACAGCGCTAATGtccttataaatataaatgaaatatagtCTCTCAATATACAATTGTTCTGGGGATGAAAAAGTCCTTGTCCTAATATTCTTTTTCATGGGATGAAAATATGAATGAATACATTTctccaaaattaaaaataagaataaattggTTAATATAGTACTTTTTTGGTTAAATACTGCTTTTCACTCACATGAAAAAATTGGCAGCTGGTTTATGATTTTCATTAAACAGTATTACACTAGTGTGTgcttctcactttctccagcacCGTGGTGGATCACAGTTTGTATTTGATAGGCCCATGATTTGTGTGGGAATATAGCACCTATTCATATACCAAGTATTAAccaatttataattattattttcttttggaGAAATTTCTTCATTCACAGTTGCATCACATCAAAAAGAATATTAGAacatggaggtatatttactaataggtttgaaaaagtggatatgttgcctatagcaaccaatcagattctagttatcatttatttagtacattctacaaaatgacagctataatctgattggttgctaaaggcaacatctcaattttgttcaaacccgcagtttagtaagtataccgcGAGGTCTTTTTCATCACCAGAATAATTGTATATTTAGAGactatatttcatttatatttataaggacattaccatcacttacttcatttttgttgttttgtgttatcTTATAGGTAGAATGTGGAGGTACAGTGCGCTGCAATTGTCTTGTGGAGAAATTTTTTGGtttagttttgtattttttagaattttAGAAGATCGATGTTGTTTCAGAAGTTGATACTCAATTTATAATTGTAACATACTTAATAAGATGTGTGCAAGGGACCACAAGGTTCAGGCTGGGGTGCAGTGATGTGATCATCTTCCGTACTACTGCTTGTATGATTCAGGCATGTAAGTGGGAAGTTACTGGGGAGAGACAGCAACAAAACACTGTAGAAGAGAGGATGCCCATTCAGCTTTTACAAAAAGATATGTGTCCATGTTGTAGAATGTTCTTTATTTCTCCATTGTCTGGAGGTCAATGCACTCTATTAAtcctttacttttattttataaatgtttgatTAAGATTGCATGTAGACTTAGAATGCCCCACGGCACATAACCTTTTTAATCTATGTCAAGTTTAAAAATGCTGTATATGCCATGATTCCCATTTATGGAGAAAAGTGAATAAAAATTAGTGGTTGAAATAATTGATACATCGTCTGTGTATACTCAACCTATCTTGAttttatgaatgttttttttttgtatgggaTCAGCCGAATGAAGGATGTCTTAGCATGGAGAGCTTTGAAACTAATCACAAGAATAAATATGCTTTTAATTGGGAAAACTATAGAAAACTGGAAGAGAGTAACAAAGACAAACAAGAGAAAATAGTGAgtaatttaattatattgtagtgcCTGTACCCAAAGCCATGTATACCTCTGGGGAAAACGATGGTGGAGTTGACAGGATTTCCCTTTTTCTTCATTGTTTTGTGATTGGCTATCTCAGTTAGCTGTCAGCACGGACAGCCAATCATAAATCAGAAAATACTCAGGAAGGAGCAGTAATGCTGCATACACTGCAAGTTGGTTGGAGCAGTGAGGAATGTTATTCATTCTTACATTCTTTACGTGATTTGCTATTTATACTTGTTACATAACACAAACATAGAAGAAAAACAAAGGAAATAGAATCTGTGACACTATAAAAATAGCTTCAGCTAACCCATCCCTTAGTTAAAACCGGTATAAGTGGATAAAAAGTTAATGTATATAACACAGACAGGTTAATGAATACACTACAGTAGTTTGTGAGTTCATTACATGATCCAGagcaaaatgtataatatattgcATACAGAAATGAAGGTATTTTTTGTTTAGTATAGCCTAGAAGCTACATACTACAAGATACACTGTCCCACATAATACTGACATTCATACTATGCTAAAACCAGCACTGCCCACAATAAGGACACTTACACTACGATGTGTGgagtaaagctgagggcagaCTCCAATACTGACAACTATTCTATGTTGCAGCCTACACAACAAACATTATTCATGCCTGTGCTACAATCAACATTAAACACAGTACTGATATCTGTGTTGTGCTATGACCTCCAGTAAACTGCTATCAAACACAATAGTTGCACCCACACTATGCTACAATGCAcactatcatcatcttcatcatcatttatttgcaaGGTGCCACAAAACTCCACAGATCCTGACAGTCAGTACAACAAATTATGCAAACAACTCATACATGgaaacagaacaaggacatacaagggtGACATTGACATGAAACAGACGGCAGACAGAGTGCTACGCATAAGCgctttgttgaagtttaataatttgacgaaggtggtaatcaataatttctgtacactacgaTCATTTGTGATGCAATTAACACGCAATATAATTATTATCATAGCAACATTTACATATGTTTAACACAATGCAGGTAGCTCAGGATAGTAGCAAAGGAGGCACAGGAGCAGCAGTAGTTCAATATAGAAAATGGAGAGCCAGATCTTTACTGCTGCAGAAGTGAgcacgaagaacaggcatctgACAGGAGAAACCAGACGGTTTAAATACCCCTCCATGATTCTGGGGCCAATGAGGAGCGAGTGGGAGGTCTGAAGGAGGAAGAGCGGATCTTTGCATGCACAGACCCGAGGGCAAGATGGCGCCCACCATTGGAGGATGCGGCTGAAACGCTGGGATCACTGCATACAGGAAGAGGGTTAGGGCATCGGTGCCCGTTTgcggggccggcgtgtgacaggagagctggcaaatttaaTCCCGGGGACAAGAcacgactcagcagtctattttcaatggaaaaaaatgcagtcggccgagtgacccagcccatggtagcccactatgggaccggcccgggggtcaggtgcccccctgccccccagcccagcctgccccttccCTTGCTGCAACTTATACTAAAATGTTCACACACACTATGGACACCCCATTGACCTTACTAATTGCTTAGTACACATTGATGCATATAACATAAGCCACTATACAGGTCTCCCATACCCAGTACAAAACTTTACATAAACTAACCAtttacatggttttgccttaatgAAGTCAGTATCACATCTGTATCCAATCTGCTTCACTCTTATTGTCAAGTCATGAATGATTTTATAGTACAATACATCTTTATgtcacttttttacattttacatatattaaaacATTCCACCGGGAAACGGCTGAGTCACGTTTCCTTGTATGTGACTATTGTTATCTGTAAGTGTTTGTCATATTTACCTTCTTCTTGTTTTCTGCTGTAGGACTGTTTGCTAATAGAAATTGAAAAACTAAATACAAACCTCAATACAAGACTGCATGCTGAAAGAAGCCAGGAACAGTCGTTTAACAATAAGAAAAGCAAATTAGTTTCTGATATGGAAGACTTGAAGTCCCAGCTTGAGAAGGATAGGGAGCGTGAAACGCTGAAAGTCTACTGTCTGGAGAGAGAGAAGGTACAATGTACATGAGACATTATTTAATACCATAAGTATATTTTCTACAGTACCACTCGTCGTAACCAAATATCACCTGAGAATTTATAACTCAAACAGGAATAAGACCTTATATTTAGAAGCAATCTATTATTTTATCCCATTGCTAATTATGTGCTGTCTGATCAGATTTGAGAGATGTTTTATCATCAAACAAAATGTGCAAATGCCTCTCAGTTCTTGCTAGGTAGATCCAGGCCGGGATTAACAAGATGACCTTATCTTTTGGTATCAAGGTCGTATATACTTCAGTACACTGTAAATGTTCCTGTATTATCTTTCCATTTCGTTCAAAGGAAATACATGAGAAACCAATTTGTTATATCTTTTCAGATTATATTCCCTGATTTAGACAATATTTTATTTGAGAAAGGTACTTCAAGtaataggataaaaaaaagacatttttaccAACTATTGATAACCTTTAAGCATTAAATCCATGGCAAATATAATACATAGAATAAATCAAGGATTTAGAAAGTTATCCAGAGACTCTTTTTTTCCAAAGGACAAAGCAGGTTTAAGCCAAGTAGGAAagttacaaaatatttatatatatatattatataaattccGATTTATACATAGCATCTATTCTACAGTACCTACAGTgtctattaaattgactttacagaaatatatatgtgtattctgAGCACTTTTGGTCCTTTGAGCAATACAGTTCTTTGCTGTTGGTGGAACAGAACATCACTATTACACTCTCCTATCTTGTAATGTTTTCATACGATATACTGGTAGAGGCTTATTAGGGACTATTATTTCACACAATTTGATTTATTACTATATAGCAAGTGGAGGCTTCAGATATCAATCAACActagacaaaaatgtaaaacactgGGTAAATAATGGACATCCTGCAAAttcaacaaaataaatacaagtgCTGCATAGATTTGCAAGATGACATGGCCAGGGACTTCTATACCGTGTCTTCTGTTTTGattgtttattgttaaaaaaaaaagtgttctgcAATTGATTATCACATATGGGCATCCTTAGTTGTATTAAAGAAAAGTATATTTTGAGAGCcttactgaaaaaaataaaggtaGTCCTATGTCTGAGggatttttttccctaaaatgtGTTGTTTGGCTAAGCCATATAACATGTTATATGATAATGGGATGACTGTGGAGTTTAGTTATGGCTGAtgatgtttattttactttatccATTGATGTAACTTAATGCAAATGTTTGTTTCAGGAATGGGATCCTATATGCAGAAACCATTATTTAGACAGTTCCAGAAACCAAAACAATAAAAGAGTAAATAATTACAGATATTTGGTATTAAGGTCATAGACCCAGACATATcaaaaaaaagttttactttACAGGTAGAAATCGTTACACAACTGGAGAATACAAATACTGAACTGGAGAAGCTGAAGAAAAGGCGTTCGTTAGTAATAGCTGAGTTACGTAAGGAAAAGGTATGTTAGACAATCTAtccataatgggcctgagtcattaagtaaggcaaaaagggGGTAAATCTTCTCTGgaacaaacaatgttacaatgccaggggtgcaaattagtttattatttttcacataagtttaatactgactgttttttcatctagaacacaaatacttgatagctttatttttacactgaaatttaaaaagtGCTCATTACTTTCAAATCGACCCAGCCTGGAACTGTGTAAGATAGCGCCTCTCCCCGGAGCTGCAAAAAAGCTACTAACTGGTTTCTGTGTCCTGGAGAAACCATCAGTATATGATTTGTAACTCTGACTGTCCGGCGCTGTGGAGTTTtgaggcaccttacaaataaactatgatgaccattgttattattaatgatgatgatgatgatcattgttattattaatgatgatgatgatgatcattgttattaatggtgaggatgatggtgatgataaatattattaatgGTTAGGAGGATGATGAttaatggtgaggatgatgatgatgatgatcattgttATTAATagtaaggatgatgatgatgatgatcactgttataaatggtgaggatgatgatcatTGTAATTTTGAAGATTGTATGTTCCTCTACAGGATTGCTGTTTACTGGAGATTGAAAAACTGAAAGCTTATTCTGAGAAGGTACACACGTTTCAATATTATGTTTCTAGATCTTTTATAATTTGGAGAAAAAAAGTATTATCAAACTGTATTCTTAAATAAATATAGCGGAATAATGTAATTGAATTCACTATATACACAGTAATTATGCAAATGTCAATATTTATCAGgtttgaatatttatatttacacatttttggGGTATTTTCATTGTACGACACGTTAATCGGTTTTTAATATTGCTAAATGCAGCTGATTTTAGTTATATGTTTATTTGTAATACTTTCATCACTATCACGTACTCATACTTAGGGGCCTACTTATCGAACAAAAGAAAGCCCTGTTTTCACCTCAGATAagactcttttttatttttccctatGGCTTAATGCCGGCTATAGCGCTGCTATCACCAGTAGTTAGCCAGTTTTTCCTCTCCATTAGTTAATGCAATCTTAGCTTCCCAAATTCATTGGTCATCAATgcataaataattacataaagGTATTAATTTTGTGTGCTGTGTGCATTAATGTGAGAAGGTTAcgagtacagaaaaaaaatatactgagACTGTGCAGAATCTCCAGCTCGCATGCTCAGTTATTTTAGTATAGGACAACCAGGAAAGGATAATAGCCGCTGCTGTGATAAGACTGGGTGAAAGTTAAATCAGGAGATGAAAGAAGTCACCACGGCTCCCCGGCACTGTCCCGGGGAGTTCAGTTTGATCATTTGCTGTGAAACACTGTTTTGCCCCCTGTGATTAGCAATGATGCAAATAATACTGTTTATTGccacatatttataaatatacgTGAAAGTTTACATTTAGGACACTCATTTCTCTTCATGTTTCATTTGTTAGCACTAGGGTAATAGTACCTGATATATGGGTTAATGCAGTCACTACTGTGAACTATAAGGAAATTGGACGTCAGTGAGAATTGCCGTGACTGGAAAGTGCAATTAATATACCTATGTAAATTAGATGATGTTTTAGCCCTTTATTACACTAGTACTATTGTTGACATACATTAATCACTTTTTCTACAATTTTTATAATTATGTTTTGGCATACTGTGCATACTTTTGTGTTTATGTAGTGTGAGAGAATTGCATACCTCCAGCTGATTTCAGTGGGGCAGTTCCAAATTTAGAGCTCTTTCCCGCTGACGTAGTGCAGTTAccagctggctatctactagcAAAGTTTGCTGgcgtttgtagtttcacaacacctggggagctACAGGTCGACCAGGCCTGCAATAGTGAGATAGTCATGTTTGTCTGTCTCTAGCATCAATGGTCACCAAAATtaaggatatattttacagtagTTTCAGTATTCACAGCATTCATGTATCTATATTTGTATACTACTTGAGAAACCCGGTGGtaaccaggggtgggctggggcggagggcagggggcatatgcccctcgGGCCAGAccaaaaaagactattttgggccggtccctgccTAGTGTCTATTGGTGACTGGCCCCTCCTCCGCTaccagccaccttctcctatTGTCCGCGGTCCGTCCCCCATCTGTCCCACTTTGTGTGGCCTCCTATTGCTGCCaaatgggacgcgcaccacgtgacaggtgccatcccatgtgtggaGTAGGAACTTCAGCGCGCAGTGCAGCTGGAACAACGTATGTGCCAGCGGGGGTGGGGAGGTGgtatgtcagtgtattgtgtgtgtgccagtgcattgtgtgtgtgtgtgtgtttgtgtgtgtgtattgtgtgtgtttgtcagtgtattgtgtgtgtgtgtatttgtcagtgtattgtgtgtgtgtgtgcatgtttgtgtgtgtatcagtgtattgtgtgtgtgtcagtgtattgtgAGGGTtccactatatattgtgtgtgtttgaggggaccactatatattgtgtgtgtgtgaggggaccattatatattgtgtgtgtgtgaggggaccactatatattgtgtgtgtgagagagggccactatatatatatatatatacatatatatatatatatatatatatatatatatattgtgtgtgtgtgagagggggccaccatatatattgtgtgtgtgccagtatatatattgtgtgtgtgagagagggccactatatatatatatatatatatatatatatatatatatattgtgtgtgtgtgtgagagggggccaccatatatattgtgtgtgtgccagtatatatattgtgtgtgtcagtatatatattgcgtGTCTGTATACGCCATATTGTGtgtgccagtatattgtgtgtgtgggggggggggggggggtggcagtatattaatgtaatatgtgtgtgtgtgggggggattggcagtatattaatataatgtgtgagggaagggggatcctaatataatgtgggaggtaggctgtttcatttaatggtggagtgcaggtgggggctaattatgggtgctctttgtattgtttcgatgcaatatcaataaagtgcatttaaccctaaaacaaataatcctattagtatatagtccaatgcaagaacaagcccttttgctggaaaaaaacatcagttttttgaagcaaaagggctttttgcattttgataaatcagcccctgtgttcagtactgtaataaaacattatataatctattgttataatatgatttatactctattataatcagcgaggtatgtaaacaaacaaacaaaactgctgtagggagaaggaacataaaataaaatgcaatataaagtgatgtttgttttttgttctatttttttggtttgtattatttaagatttatcatttataataataaagtatcgctgggttaagcaacactaaaattgcctctttttatattgctaaatatatattgtacataagaCCACACTTTAaagatgggccgctacttatagGCCAGTGTATGTGCTTGCCCCTCGGGCTAatgtctgccagccagcccctttcggtaactgccttaaattaaagtgaaatgtaatgattaaattactttattaacagaatttaataacttttttatacactatatCACATGTAAATTTTTTAACAATGGGGTATAATGAATAAATCACTATTATCAATGACTATATTAAAGgaattaaagtatttatttatacattacaatGAAAGCATAACTTCTGCCATCGAAGTTACATCGCTGGGCATGTTCCACGCAAGacgcgctgatatatgtggctgcaaatacctgtcagtttctagaccacccagcaggtcataTCTTTCGGGTccccagcagggctgcaaataactgtcacagtttccagaccacccagcaggtcacagtttccagagcaaccagcaggtgcacaggtgtattgccaactgtcacattttttgAGGACAGTGGTAATGCATTTTTGTAAATGCCATTTTGCGAAATAATGCATCTGATTccgccaatatttttctgcaaatctacagatcaagacctttaatttggtatatcaTGTGCCTTGCTCAGACAACgtcatcatagaaataagtcactcataaaagtcgtacttatgctattaatacatCTATCCCGGGCTATAGGAGGGACaggcttaaaataaaaataggtgGATTTTAGCCAATTTGCGGGTGGAGTTTGGTCAGAATttgggcagggcttattttgacccactttcgggattctaaatgGTAAAAGATATGGCTTAATGTAGATAGtccaataaaaacatatactgaTATTGGTATATTTGCTTCAGTAGACTATATTtggttgtatgtatgtattaagaATAgatacacattgggcctgattcattaaggatcttaaattaagaagtctcttatttaagtctcctggacaaaaccatgttacaatgcaaggggtgcaaattagtattctgttttgcacataagttaaatactgactgtattttcatgtagagcacaaatatcaactttaaatttcagtgtacaagtaagctatcaagtatttgtgtgctacatgaaaaaacagtcagtatttaacttatgtgcaaaacagaatactaatttgcaccccttgcattatagcatggttttgtccaggagacttaaataagagacttcttaatttaagatccttaatgaatcaggcacattgtTTGCATTTGTTTTGTGTCAATCATTTCGTAGTGTAGggaaatagaatttttttttcacaaaatacacattttaattcCCTTTTAAAAGTCCAGAGTCATATACTGAATAACTTTTTAAAGTATAAATGACTTAAATGTTGGTACCCAACTGTTACTCCTTGAATTGTGCTGCAGGTGAAAACAGAGAACTTGTCACTGTCAGAATCTATTAGGGTCCTGCAGCAGGAACTGGAGAAGAGGTCGATGTCTTCCTGTTTTAGTCCCCAGGTGTACACAGCCAGAGCTGATGTCCTGCTTATTTCTCACCAGACTTTTCCAGAAAACGCTCATGCAGGTGCCACAGGTAATTGACGAAGATATTTTATTGTTGATGTTTGCTGTTGTGATTGTGTGTTGTGAGCAGAACAGGTCGAATAACTTTCCTATAGGAACTGGAAATATTGTTCAATAAACTCCAATATAATCTAGAACATTATAATTTCTTACTGATAATCTATTTAACTGTTTGCACTATTGAACTGCATACTTAGTTTGTTATCTCTAGGGATATGTAGGACATTCCAGAACAAAATGCCAAAGG encodes the following:
- the LOC142142996 gene encoding uncharacterized protein LOC142142996, whose amino-acid sequence is MEDLKSQLEKDRERETLKVYCLEREKVEIVTQLENTNTELEKLKKRRSLVIAELRKEKDCCLLEIEKLKAYSEKVKTENLSLSESIRVLQQELEKRSMSSCFSPQVYTARADVLLISHQTFPENAHAGATDYKFPEICSCGRTLQNLSSSSNKSAMTKVEEDVTVKEIYRQMKRERNLLLDVMVIMYERRWFVEEAVPHVRRALRKCGALSLHTD